A single region of the Streptomyces sp. NBC_00236 genome encodes:
- a CDS encoding glycoside hydrolase family 2 protein — protein MKDVTPLTDGWTLRHDETPLPAQVPGCVHTDLYAAGVIPDPYLGLNETEVAWVGRRSWTYVTDLAPDSGHERTDLVFDGLDTAATITLDGRKLGSTRNMHRGYRFDVTGANGVLEVDFASAYDEAESVRALTGKRPNVYPEPSQYIRKMACNFGWDWGPTLVTAGIWRPVGLEHWSTARIASARPLVTVEDGTGRVEVRVLVERTEGGRERGLVAAATVDGVRVEVAFEGDEAVLRLDVEDPRLWWPRGYGEQPLYRLDVELRDETGVLDTWERRIGFRTVELDRSADEHGSGFTLVVNGVRIFARGVNWIPDDAFPSRITPERYRTRLQQAADANIDLVRVWGGGIYEDDAFYGACDELGLMVWQDFLFACSAYPEEQPLRGEVEAEARDNVVRLMPHPSLVLWNGNNENLWGFRDWEWEPELAGDSWGEGYYLGLLPRIVAELDPTRPYAAGSPWSGSWDHHPNDPAHGTYHSWEVWNRQDYAEYRANVPRFVAEFGWQAPPAMATLRRALPGEELAPDSPGMLHHQKAEDGNGKLDRGVARHFELPENDFDRWHYLTQVVQARAVAAGIEHWRSHWPVCAGTVVWQLNDCWPVSSWAAIDGDGRLKPLYHELRRVYADRLLTLQPGDGGGGGPVLAVINQSATEWRTAVTLRRLEADGTTVHRGVHEVTVGPRSVLRLPVPAELIPAEQSAKEFLVADADGLRALHFPVADKDFAYPRPEYDVTVEAVEGKSATVDVVVSAHTLLRDLLLQADRLDPHAAADQGLRTLLPGEQARFRVTGCGSVDAKRARAALFCADAR, from the coding sequence ATGAAGGACGTCACCCCGCTCACCGACGGCTGGACCCTGCGCCACGACGAGACGCCGCTCCCCGCTCAGGTCCCCGGCTGTGTGCACACCGACCTGTACGCCGCCGGGGTCATCCCTGACCCCTACCTCGGCCTCAACGAGACCGAGGTGGCCTGGGTGGGCAGGCGCTCCTGGACGTACGTCACGGACCTCGCCCCCGACAGCGGCCACGAACGCACGGACCTGGTCTTCGACGGCCTGGACACCGCCGCGACGATCACCCTGGACGGCCGGAAGCTGGGCAGCACCCGCAACATGCACCGGGGCTACCGCTTCGACGTCACCGGCGCCAACGGTGTGCTGGAGGTCGACTTCGCCTCCGCGTACGACGAGGCCGAGTCCGTCCGCGCGCTGACCGGGAAGCGGCCCAACGTCTACCCGGAGCCCTCGCAGTACATCCGCAAGATGGCGTGCAACTTCGGCTGGGACTGGGGGCCCACGCTGGTGACCGCCGGTATCTGGCGGCCGGTCGGGCTGGAGCACTGGTCCACCGCGCGCATCGCCTCGGCGCGGCCCCTCGTGACCGTCGAGGACGGCACCGGCCGGGTCGAGGTGCGGGTCCTGGTGGAGCGGACCGAGGGCGGCCGGGAACGTGGCCTGGTGGCCGCCGCGACGGTGGACGGGGTGCGCGTCGAAGTCGCCTTCGAGGGGGACGAGGCCGTCCTGCGGCTGGACGTCGAGGACCCCCGGCTGTGGTGGCCCCGCGGCTACGGCGAGCAGCCCCTCTACCGGCTGGACGTCGAACTCCGCGACGAGACGGGGGTACTTGACACCTGGGAGCGCCGGATCGGCTTCCGTACCGTGGAGCTCGACCGCTCGGCCGACGAGCACGGCTCCGGGTTCACGCTGGTGGTCAACGGGGTGCGGATCTTCGCCCGTGGCGTCAACTGGATCCCCGACGACGCCTTCCCCTCGCGGATCACCCCCGAGCGCTACCGCACCCGGCTCCAGCAGGCCGCCGACGCGAACATCGACCTCGTCAGGGTCTGGGGCGGCGGCATCTACGAGGACGACGCCTTCTACGGCGCCTGCGACGAACTCGGGCTCATGGTCTGGCAGGACTTCCTCTTCGCCTGCTCCGCCTACCCCGAGGAGCAGCCGTTGCGCGGTGAGGTCGAGGCCGAGGCGCGTGACAACGTTGTCCGGTTGATGCCGCACCCCAGCCTGGTCCTCTGGAACGGCAACAACGAGAACCTCTGGGGCTTCCGCGACTGGGAGTGGGAGCCCGAGCTGGCCGGCGACTCCTGGGGCGAGGGCTACTACCTCGGCCTGCTGCCGCGGATCGTCGCGGAGCTCGACCCCACCCGCCCCTACGCCGCGGGCAGCCCGTGGTCCGGTTCCTGGGACCACCACCCCAACGACCCCGCGCACGGCACCTACCACTCGTGGGAGGTGTGGAACCGCCAGGACTACGCCGAGTACCGGGCCAACGTGCCCCGGTTCGTGGCGGAGTTCGGCTGGCAGGCACCCCCGGCCATGGCCACGCTGCGGCGGGCCCTGCCCGGCGAGGAACTGGCCCCCGACTCCCCGGGCATGCTGCACCACCAGAAGGCGGAGGACGGCAACGGCAAGCTCGACCGGGGCGTGGCACGGCACTTCGAGCTGCCCGAGAACGACTTCGACCGCTGGCACTACCTCACCCAGGTGGTTCAGGCCCGTGCCGTGGCCGCGGGAATCGAGCACTGGCGCTCCCACTGGCCCGTCTGCGCCGGCACGGTCGTCTGGCAGCTGAACGACTGCTGGCCGGTGAGCTCGTGGGCGGCCATCGACGGCGACGGCAGGCTCAAGCCGCTCTACCACGAGCTGCGCCGGGTGTACGCGGACCGGCTGCTGACCCTGCAGCCGGGCGACGGCGGTGGCGGCGGCCCGGTCCTGGCCGTGATCAACCAGTCCGCCACCGAGTGGAGGACCGCGGTGACCCTGCGACGCCTGGAAGCCGACGGCACCACCGTGCACCGCGGCGTCCACGAGGTGACGGTCGGCCCCCGCTCGGTCCTCCGGCTCCCCGTCCCGGCGGAGCTGATCCCCGCCGAACAGTCGGCCAAGGAGTTCCTCGTCGCCGACGCCGACGGCCTGCGCGCACTCCACTTCCCCGTAGCGGACAAGGATTTCGCCTACCCGCGGCCGGAGTACGACGTCACCGTGGAGGCAGTGGAGGGCAAGAGCGCTACAGTCGACGTCGTGGTAAGCGCGCACACTCTGCTGAGAGACCTCCTCCTCCAGGCCGACCGCCTCGACCCGCACGCCGCGGCCGATCAGGGCCTGCGGACGCTGCTGCCCGGCGAGCAGGCCCGGTTCCGTGTGACCGGCTGCGGTTCCGTGGACGCGAAGAGGGCGCGGGCGGCCCTCTTCTGCGCGGACGCCAGGTGA
- a CDS encoding metallophosphoesterase produces the protein MRARYGVPLKITAVTAAAGAAGLAYAAGFEARSFRLRRVTVPVLPHGARPLRVLQVSDVHMVCGQRKKRAWLQSLAGLRPDFVVNTGDNLSDPEAVPELLDALGPLMEFPGVYVFGSNDYYGPKLRNPARYLFEKAAGKHGLNGNAPAVGVVHNPWEPMRDAFDDAGWLNLSNTRGRLKLDGLELAFTGLDDPHIKRDRYAEVSGGPETGADLSIGVVHAPYLRSLDAFTADGYPLILAGHTHGGQLCIPFYGALVTNCDLDTDRVKGLSSHTANGHRAYLHVSAGCGTNRYTPVRFACPPEATLLTLTARDV, from the coding sequence ATGCGCGCACGCTACGGAGTACCCCTGAAAATCACGGCGGTCACCGCCGCGGCCGGCGCCGCCGGTCTCGCCTACGCGGCCGGATTCGAGGCCCGCTCGTTCCGTCTGCGAAGGGTCACCGTCCCGGTACTCCCGCACGGGGCACGCCCGTTGCGCGTCCTGCAGGTCTCCGACGTCCACATGGTCTGCGGCCAGCGCAAGAAGCGCGCCTGGCTGCAGTCGCTGGCCGGGCTGCGCCCGGACTTCGTCGTGAACACCGGCGACAACCTCTCCGACCCGGAGGCCGTACCGGAACTGCTCGACGCGCTGGGCCCGCTGATGGAGTTCCCGGGTGTGTACGTGTTCGGGTCCAACGACTACTACGGCCCCAAGCTCCGCAACCCCGCCCGCTACCTCTTCGAGAAGGCCGCGGGCAAGCACGGCCTCAACGGGAACGCCCCGGCCGTCGGCGTCGTCCACAACCCGTGGGAACCGATGCGCGACGCCTTCGACGACGCGGGCTGGCTGAACCTGTCCAACACCCGCGGACGCCTGAAGCTGGACGGCCTGGAACTGGCCTTCACTGGCCTAGACGACCCGCACATCAAGCGCGACCGCTACGCGGAAGTCTCGGGCGGCCCCGAGACCGGCGCCGACCTCTCCATCGGCGTGGTCCACGCCCCCTACCTGCGCTCACTCGACGCCTTCACCGCGGACGGCTACCCGCTGATCCTGGCCGGCCACACCCACGGCGGCCAGCTCTGCATCCCCTTCTACGGAGCCCTGGTCACCAACTGCGACCTGGACACGGACCGGGTGAAGGGCCTCTCCAGCCACACGGCCAACGGCCACCGCGCCTACCTCCACGTCTCGGCGGGCTGCGGCACCAACCGCTACACCCCGGTCCGCTTCGCCTGTCCACCGGAGGCGACCCTGCTGACCCTCACGGCGCGAGACGTGTGA
- a CDS encoding transglycosylase domain-containing protein: MPKKRSGGGLTTTQQAAKFLGVAALSGVVLAGIALPAAGALGLAAKGTVDGFDEIPANLKTPPLSQRTTILDNQGGQIATVYSRDRTVVPLTKISPYMQKAIIAIEDARFYEHGAVDLKGILRAMNRNVQAGGTAQGASTLTQQYVKNVFVEEAGDDPTKVAQATQQTLGRKVQELKYAIQVEEELGKKKILENYLNITFFGQQAYGVEAASQRYFSKSAKDLKLEEAAMLAGIVQSPSRYDPVNDKEEATKRRNTVIQRMADVKDISQEEADKAKATPIKLKVKRPKNGCITAVSGSGFFCDYVRQVVTSDPAFGKTAKDRAKLWATGGLTIKTTLNPRSQAASNEAATSRVNETDKVAASVVQVQPGTGQILAMAQSRPYGLDASKHQTVLNLSVDHKMGGSYAGFQVGSTFKPITAAAALEKGISPAQSFTTPHEISLPGESFRTCDNQPADDKPWEVGNELETEKGMFDMTSALGKSINTYFAKLEQKTGLCETLAMAKKVGYNRGDNKPLWQVANTTLGGQESTPLAMASVYATFANRGTYCSPIAVLSVTKPDGKQIDVPKSTCDRAMSEHTADTINQMLKGVVADGTGQSAGLSDRDNAGKTGTTDERINAWFVGYTPNLSTAVWVGSDGARQIPMSNITIGGQYYEDVCGGCLPGPIWKTAMTGSLDASETPAFNPVDVPRAKVKEDKDKKEKKKPGEGEGDDKPGDDSPFPGISISPDLIGGNDGNGNGRGQNDGGTNGP, encoded by the coding sequence ATGCCAAAGAAGCGCTCGGGCGGGGGTCTCACGACGACCCAGCAGGCCGCCAAGTTCCTCGGTGTCGCCGCACTCTCCGGAGTGGTCCTGGCGGGCATCGCGCTGCCGGCCGCCGGAGCACTGGGTCTCGCCGCCAAGGGAACGGTCGACGGATTCGACGAGATCCCGGCCAATCTGAAGACTCCGCCGCTGAGCCAGCGCACCACGATCCTGGACAACCAGGGCGGCCAGATCGCCACGGTGTACTCGCGGGACCGCACCGTCGTGCCGCTGACGAAGATCTCCCCGTACATGCAGAAAGCGATCATCGCGATCGAGGACGCCCGCTTCTACGAGCACGGCGCGGTCGACCTCAAGGGCATCCTGCGTGCGATGAACCGCAACGTACAGGCGGGCGGGACCGCGCAGGGCGCGTCGACCCTCACCCAGCAGTACGTGAAGAACGTCTTCGTCGAGGAGGCGGGCGACGACCCGACCAAGGTCGCCCAGGCCACCCAGCAGACGCTGGGCCGCAAGGTCCAGGAGCTGAAGTACGCGATCCAGGTCGAGGAAGAGCTCGGCAAGAAGAAGATCCTGGAGAACTACCTCAACATCACGTTCTTCGGACAGCAGGCGTACGGCGTCGAGGCGGCCTCCCAGCGGTACTTCTCCAAGTCGGCGAAGGACCTCAAGCTGGAGGAGGCGGCGATGCTGGCCGGCATCGTGCAGTCGCCCAGCCGCTACGACCCCGTCAACGACAAGGAAGAGGCGACCAAGCGTCGCAACACCGTCATCCAGCGGATGGCCGACGTCAAGGACATCTCGCAGGAGGAAGCGGACAAGGCCAAGGCCACGCCGATCAAGCTGAAGGTGAAGCGGCCGAAGAACGGCTGCATCACCGCGGTCAGCGGGTCCGGCTTCTTCTGTGACTACGTACGCCAGGTCGTCACGAGCGACCCGGCCTTCGGCAAGACCGCGAAGGACCGCGCCAAGCTCTGGGCGACCGGCGGACTCACCATCAAGACGACCCTGAACCCGCGCTCCCAGGCCGCCTCCAACGAGGCGGCGACCTCACGGGTCAACGAGACCGACAAGGTCGCGGCCTCGGTCGTCCAGGTCCAGCCCGGCACCGGCCAGATCCTGGCGATGGCGCAGTCCCGCCCGTACGGACTGGACGCGTCCAAGCACCAGACCGTGCTGAACCTCTCCGTCGACCACAAGATGGGCGGCAGCTACGCCGGCTTCCAGGTCGGATCGACCTTCAAGCCGATCACGGCGGCGGCCGCACTGGAGAAGGGCATCAGCCCGGCCCAGAGCTTCACCACCCCGCACGAGATCTCCCTGCCCGGCGAGAGCTTCCGCACCTGCGACAACCAGCCCGCGGACGACAAGCCGTGGGAGGTGGGGAACGAGCTCGAGACGGAGAAGGGCATGTTCGACATGACCAGCGCGCTGGGCAAGTCGATCAACACCTACTTCGCGAAGCTGGAGCAGAAGACCGGCCTCTGCGAGACGCTCGCGATGGCGAAGAAGGTCGGCTACAACCGCGGCGACAACAAGCCGCTGTGGCAGGTCGCCAACACCACGCTCGGCGGCCAGGAGTCGACGCCACTGGCGATGGCCTCGGTCTACGCGACGTTCGCCAACCGGGGCACGTACTGCTCCCCGATCGCGGTCCTCTCGGTGACCAAGCCGGACGGCAAGCAGATCGACGTACCGAAGTCGACCTGCGACCGGGCCATGAGCGAGCACACGGCCGACACCATCAACCAGATGCTCAAGGGCGTCGTCGCGGACGGCACCGGGCAGTCGGCCGGTCTCAGTGACCGTGACAACGCGGGCAAGACCGGTACGACCGACGAGCGCATCAACGCCTGGTTCGTCGGCTACACGCCGAACCTGTCCACGGCGGTGTGGGTCGGCAGCGACGGCGCCCGCCAGATCCCGATGAGCAACATCACCATCGGCGGCCAGTACTACGAGGACGTCTGCGGTGGCTGTCTGCCCGGCCCGATCTGGAAGACGGCGATGACCGGCTCCCTCGACGCCTCCGAGACCCCGGCCTTCAACCCGGTCGACGTACCGCGGGCGAAGGTGAAGGAGGACAAGGACAAGAAGGAGAAGAAGAAGCCGGGCGAGGGCGAGGGCGACGACAAGCCCGGCGACGACAGCCCCTTCCCCGGCATCAGCATCTCGCCGGACCTGATCGGTGGCAACGATGGCAACGGCAACGGCCGCGGCCAGAACGACGGCGGGACGAACGGCCCCTGA
- a CDS encoding GatB/YqeY domain-containing protein — MTTLKSKLKEDLTTAMKARDELTSSTLRLTLTAITKEEVGGKTARELSDDEVQKVIAKEAKKRREAAEAFAKGGRTEQAEREKREGELLDAYLPQQLSDDELTAIVASAVDEAKAAGAEGPRAMGAVMKIVNPKVAGRAEGGRVAATVKKLLAG; from the coding sequence ATGACCACGCTCAAGTCCAAGCTCAAGGAAGACCTCACCACGGCCATGAAGGCGCGCGACGAGCTGACCTCGTCCACGCTCCGGCTGACCCTCACCGCGATCACCAAGGAGGAGGTCGGCGGCAAGACGGCCCGCGAACTCTCCGACGACGAGGTGCAGAAGGTGATCGCCAAGGAGGCCAAGAAGCGCCGCGAGGCGGCCGAGGCCTTCGCCAAGGGCGGCCGGACCGAGCAGGCCGAGCGGGAGAAGAGGGAGGGCGAGCTGCTCGACGCCTACCTTCCGCAGCAGCTGAGCGACGACGAGCTGACCGCGATCGTGGCGTCCGCCGTCGACGAGGCGAAGGCCGCCGGGGCCGAGGGGCCGCGCGCGATGGGCGCCGTGATGAAGATCGTGAACCCGAAGGTGGCGGGGCGCGCCGAGGGCGGCCGGGTGGCCGCCACGGTGAAGAAGCTCCTCGCGGGCTGA
- a CDS encoding carbohydrate ABC transporter permease, which translates to MSTARQTAAAARTRGLIGRTFVYLTLVLASLVILIPLAVVFLTSLKTSDEMADSGPLSLPSDWFNFANYATAFSDGKMITAFGNTAFILLFSITGTVIIGSMTAYAIDRFHFPARKLVMGLFLIATLVPAVTTQVATFQVVNSFGLFDTRWAPILLYMGTDIVSIYIFLQFIRGIPVSLDEAARLDGANSFTVYRKVIFPLLKPAIATVVIIKGITVYNDFYIPFLYMPSEDLGTVSTALFRFKGPFGAHWENISAGAILVILPTLLIFLFLQRYIYNGFAQGATK; encoded by the coding sequence ATGAGCACGGCCCGACAGACCGCAGCAGCTGCCCGGACACGCGGCCTCATCGGCCGGACGTTCGTCTACCTGACCCTGGTGCTCGCCTCCCTGGTCATCCTGATCCCGCTGGCCGTGGTCTTCCTGACCTCGCTGAAGACCTCGGACGAGATGGCCGACAGCGGACCGCTGTCGCTCCCCTCGGACTGGTTCAACTTCGCCAACTACGCGACCGCGTTCAGCGACGGCAAGATGATCACCGCGTTCGGCAACACCGCGTTCATCCTGCTGTTCTCCATCACCGGCACGGTGATCATCGGCTCCATGACGGCGTACGCCATCGACCGCTTCCACTTCCCGGCCAGGAAGCTTGTCATGGGGCTGTTCCTGATCGCGACCCTGGTGCCGGCGGTGACCACGCAGGTGGCCACGTTCCAGGTGGTGAACAGCTTCGGGCTGTTCGACACTCGGTGGGCGCCGATCCTGCTGTACATGGGGACCGACATCGTCTCCATCTACATCTTCCTGCAGTTCATCCGGGGCATCCCGGTCTCGCTGGACGAAGCGGCCCGCCTGGACGGCGCCAACTCGTTCACCGTCTACCGGAAGGTCATCTTCCCCCTGCTCAAGCCGGCCATCGCCACGGTGGTCATCATCAAGGGGATCACCGTCTACAACGACTTCTACATCCCCTTCCTCTACATGCCGTCGGAGGACCTGGGCACCGTCTCCACCGCCCTCTTCCGGTTCAAGGGGCCCTTCGGAGCGCACTGGGAGAACATCTCGGCGGGGGCGATCCTCGTCATCCTCCCCACGCTGCTCATCTTCCTGTTCCTCCAGCGCTACATCTACAACGGCTTCGCCCAGGGCGCGACCAAGTAG
- a CDS encoding LacI family DNA-binding transcriptional regulator, giving the protein MNTPARVTIKDVAARAGVSKGAVSLAFNQKPGVSDVTRRRIFDAAKELGWAPNLTARSLSSQKVDIIGLALCRPARLLGLEPFYMDFISGIESVLAERSYSLLLRLVRDLDEETEQYKSWWRSQTIAGAILVDFHEDDPRVPSLQSIGLPAVAVGHPSLTGSFPAVWTDDATAAAEAVRYLAALGHRRIARVGGPVGLGHSAIRATAFASTMRELGLEEGRQIATGFDGSEGARATRSLLMSAGRPTAIVYDNDIMAVAGAGVAAEMGFVVPDDVSLLAWDDSQLCRITHPTLSAMSHDVHNFGAQVARTLFAVIEGEHTGSVQVPTPSLTPRGSTAQAPARN; this is encoded by the coding sequence GTGAACACTCCCGCACGTGTGACCATCAAGGACGTCGCCGCCCGCGCCGGCGTGTCCAAAGGTGCCGTCTCGCTGGCGTTCAACCAGAAGCCGGGCGTCTCGGACGTCACCCGCCGGCGGATCTTCGACGCTGCGAAGGAGCTGGGCTGGGCGCCGAACCTCACCGCGCGCAGCCTCTCCAGCCAGAAGGTCGACATCATCGGCCTGGCCCTGTGCCGGCCCGCCCGGCTGCTCGGCCTCGAACCGTTCTACATGGACTTCATCTCCGGCATCGAGAGCGTCCTCGCCGAACGGTCGTACTCCCTGCTCCTGAGGCTGGTGCGGGACCTCGACGAGGAGACCGAGCAGTACAAGTCCTGGTGGCGCAGCCAGACCATCGCCGGCGCCATCCTGGTCGACTTCCACGAGGACGATCCGAGGGTCCCGTCGCTGCAGTCCATCGGGCTGCCGGCGGTGGCCGTCGGTCATCCGTCCCTCACCGGCTCGTTCCCCGCGGTGTGGACCGACGACGCCACGGCCGCGGCCGAGGCCGTCCGCTATCTGGCGGCGCTCGGCCACCGGCGCATCGCCCGCGTCGGCGGCCCGGTCGGGCTCGGCCACAGCGCCATCCGGGCCACGGCCTTCGCCTCCACGATGCGGGAGTTGGGTCTTGAGGAGGGCCGCCAGATCGCGACCGGCTTCGACGGGAGCGAGGGGGCCAGGGCCACCCGCTCCCTCCTGATGTCGGCCGGCCGGCCGACGGCCATCGTCTACGACAACGACATCATGGCCGTCGCGGGAGCGGGGGTCGCCGCGGAGATGGGCTTCGTGGTCCCCGACGACGTGTCGCTGCTGGCCTGGGACGACTCGCAGCTGTGCCGGATCACGCATCCCACGCTGTCGGCCATGAGCCACGACGTGCACAACTTCGGGGCCCAGGTGGCCCGTACCCTGTTCGCCGTCATAGAGGGTGAGCACACCGGTTCCGTACAGGTGCCGACCCCGTCCCTCACACCGCGTGGCTCCACCGCACAGGCACCCGCCCGGAACTGA
- a CDS encoding ABC transporter substrate-binding protein has translation MGKTKTLAGALLAVATLTATGCSGGGTASTETASAPTDASKVSGTITVLTQRTDLVKSGAMDDYAERFRKIYPEVKVKFEGLTDYEGEARIRMNTKHYGDVLMIPGAVAKNDYPRFFAPLGTTEELSKKYRFSDKTAVGGKVYGVAQFGTANGFVYNKAVWKKAGVTAWPKTSEEFIAALGAIKDKTGAVPYYTNFGDGWPLVQWTSNIGSVTCDKDASNKLAGAVSPWKAGSELNVTDSLLHDIVKGGLSEKDPNTTNWEESKNLVAKGKIGSMMLGSWSITQMQAAAEAAGGKKDDIGFMPFPAQKDGKFCATLVSDYQQAVNINSEHKEAARAWIDWFTEKSGYSAKEGAVPTVKSAAMPDTLKDFVDNDVTFTERSESDTAKVNDIDKASEIGLNTPDYRQKLIDIARGAEDGNLKDYFAGLDKRWDEAAKTAGS, from the coding sequence ATGGGCAAGACCAAGACCCTCGCCGGTGCGTTGCTGGCCGTCGCCACGCTGACCGCGACGGGCTGCAGTGGCGGAGGAACGGCCTCCACGGAGACCGCGTCGGCACCCACGGACGCGAGCAAGGTGTCCGGCACCATCACCGTCCTCACCCAGCGCACCGACCTCGTCAAGAGCGGCGCGATGGACGACTACGCGGAGCGGTTCCGGAAGATCTACCCCGAGGTCAAGGTGAAGTTCGAGGGCCTCACGGACTACGAGGGCGAGGCCCGGATCCGTATGAACACCAAGCACTACGGTGACGTCCTCATGATCCCGGGCGCCGTGGCGAAGAACGACTACCCGCGGTTCTTCGCCCCCCTGGGCACCACCGAGGAGCTGAGCAAGAAGTACCGCTTCAGCGACAAGACGGCGGTCGGCGGCAAGGTCTACGGCGTCGCGCAGTTCGGCACGGCCAACGGCTTCGTCTACAACAAGGCCGTGTGGAAGAAGGCCGGCGTCACCGCGTGGCCGAAGACCTCCGAGGAGTTCATCGCCGCACTCGGTGCGATCAAGGACAAGACCGGCGCCGTCCCCTACTACACCAACTTCGGCGACGGCTGGCCGCTGGTGCAGTGGACCAGCAACATCGGCTCGGTCACCTGCGACAAGGACGCCAGCAACAAGCTCGCCGGGGCGGTCTCGCCCTGGAAGGCCGGCAGCGAGCTCAACGTGACCGACTCGCTGCTCCACGACATCGTCAAGGGCGGCCTGTCCGAGAAGGACCCCAACACCACCAACTGGGAGGAGTCCAAGAACCTCGTCGCCAAGGGCAAGATCGGCTCGATGATGCTCGGCTCCTGGTCGATCACTCAGATGCAGGCGGCGGCCGAAGCGGCGGGCGGCAAGAAGGACGACATCGGCTTCATGCCCTTCCCGGCCCAGAAGGACGGCAAGTTCTGCGCCACCCTGGTCTCCGACTACCAGCAGGCCGTCAACATCAACTCCGAGCACAAGGAAGCCGCCCGGGCGTGGATCGACTGGTTCACGGAGAAGTCCGGCTACTCCGCCAAGGAGGGTGCCGTCCCGACGGTGAAGTCCGCAGCCATGCCGGACACCCTCAAGGACTTCGTTGACAACGATGTCACCTTCACGGAACGGTCCGAATCGGACACCGCGAAGGTCAACGACATCGACAAGGCCTCCGAGATCGGGCTCAACACCCCCGACTACCGCCAGAAGCTGATCGACATCGCCCGCGGCGCGGAGGACGGCAACCTCAAGGACTACTTCGCCGGCCTCGACAAGCGGTGGGACGAGGCCGCGAAGACCGCCGGTTCCTGA
- a CDS encoding carbohydrate ABC transporter permease produces MTETTDLAPVKPPRATARREAPGSRRRPPGRASRGRLLRRLTPWMFLVVPLALLITFTYVPVANMVYYSFTDWDGISPERNFTGTDNYVQIFTRPELFRVFFVSFYYLAASVVQISIALFFATVLSFDLRFRNLFKGILFFPYLVNGVAIGFIFLYFFKDGGTLDSVLSWVGMDSDHAWLGDPSSANTSLAGVSIWRYTGLNFVLFLGAIQSIPGELYEAAQLDGATRWQQFRHIIAPSIRPVLSLSIILAISGSLSVFEIPWIMTGGSTGTSTFVIQTVKLAFQFNKTGLASAAAVVLLLIILLITWIQRRLVPDEKVDLV; encoded by the coding sequence ATGACCGAAACCACCGACCTGGCCCCGGTGAAACCGCCGCGCGCCACGGCCCGCCGCGAAGCGCCGGGCAGCCGGCGACGCCCGCCGGGACGAGCATCGCGCGGGCGGCTGCTGCGCCGCCTGACCCCGTGGATGTTCCTCGTCGTCCCGCTCGCCCTGCTGATCACGTTCACGTACGTGCCCGTGGCCAACATGGTCTATTACAGCTTCACCGACTGGGACGGCATCAGCCCGGAGCGCAACTTCACGGGCACCGACAACTACGTCCAGATCTTCACCCGGCCCGAGCTCTTCCGGGTGTTCTTCGTCAGCTTCTACTACCTCGCCGCATCCGTCGTGCAGATCTCGATCGCGCTCTTCTTCGCGACCGTACTCAGCTTCGACCTCAGGTTCCGCAACCTGTTCAAGGGAATCCTCTTCTTCCCCTACCTGGTCAACGGCGTGGCCATCGGCTTCATCTTCCTGTACTTCTTCAAGGACGGCGGAACCCTCGACTCCGTACTGTCCTGGGTCGGTATGGACTCCGACCACGCCTGGCTCGGCGATCCCTCGTCCGCGAACACCTCGCTGGCCGGCGTCTCCATCTGGCGCTACACCGGTCTGAACTTCGTGCTGTTCCTCGGAGCGATCCAGTCCATTCCCGGCGAGCTCTACGAGGCCGCCCAGCTCGACGGTGCGACCCGGTGGCAGCAGTTCCGGCACATCATCGCCCCGAGCATCCGGCCCGTACTGAGCCTCAGCATCATCCTGGCGATCTCGGGGTCGCTCTCGGTCTTCGAGATCCCGTGGATCATGACCGGCGGCTCGACCGGCACCTCGACGTTCGTCATCCAGACCGTCAAGCTCGCATTCCAGTTCAACAAGACCGGGCTGGCCTCGGCCGCCGCGGTGGTGCTGTTGCTGATCATCCTGCTGATCACCTGGATCCAGCGCCGTCTCGTGCCCGATGAGAAGGTGGATCTCGTATGA